A window of Chitinophaga sp. MM2321 contains these coding sequences:
- a CDS encoding NAD-dependent epimerase/dehydratase family protein: protein MKKVLITGANGFLGANLTRELYRLGYEVKAMIRPTANLKGISDIPCEVFFGNIDNKEDVILAVAGCDVVIHAACITAQWDTTFEEYERINFTATKNIAEACIANKVERFIYVSTANTIGPGTRNNPGSELNGFTLFNANSGYINTKYLAQQYVLEQVMARGLRGIVVNPTFMIGPCDTKPSSGELILYGMKKKILFYPPGGKNFVHIQDVCKGILNAIEKGKIGECYLLAGHNLSYREFFTMLNTISGERKVMIRIPAFALKLAGIAGSLFQRLTHIPGKLTYSAAYLLSLDNYYSGKKSERELMLRYTPIEDAISGAHSWFKENNYF from the coding sequence ATGAAAAAAGTACTGATAACAGGTGCCAACGGCTTTCTGGGAGCCAATCTCACCCGGGAGCTATACAGACTGGGATACGAGGTGAAAGCGATGATCAGGCCCACGGCCAATCTGAAAGGGATCTCCGACATTCCCTGTGAAGTGTTTTTTGGGAATATAGATAATAAGGAAGATGTAATATTAGCCGTAGCCGGCTGTGATGTAGTGATCCACGCGGCCTGTATCACCGCTCAATGGGATACCACTTTTGAAGAATATGAACGGATAAATTTTACTGCCACAAAAAATATAGCGGAAGCCTGTATCGCTAATAAGGTGGAGCGGTTTATTTATGTCAGCACAGCGAATACTATCGGCCCTGGTACCAGAAATAACCCCGGCAGCGAATTGAATGGCTTCACTTTGTTCAACGCCAATTCAGGATATATCAACACCAAATACCTCGCACAGCAATATGTGCTGGAGCAGGTGATGGCACGCGGACTTCGTGGTATTGTGGTCAATCCCACTTTTATGATAGGTCCCTGTGATACCAAACCCAGCTCCGGCGAACTGATCTTGTATGGCATGAAGAAGAAGATCCTGTTCTATCCACCCGGCGGGAAAAATTTTGTACATATCCAGGACGTTTGCAAAGGTATTCTCAATGCCATTGAAAAAGGGAAGATCGGGGAGTGCTATCTGCTGGCAGGACATAATTTAAGTTACCGGGAGTTCTTCACGATGCTGAATACCATCTCAGGAGAACGGAAGGTGATGATCAGAATACCTGCCTTCGCGCTGAAACTGGCAGGCATAGCTGGTTCCCTGTTCCAGCGGTTGACGCATATCCCCGGAAAACTAACGTACTCGGCTGCTTATTTACTCAGCCTGGATAACTATTACTCGGGAAAAAAGTCTGAGCGAGAGCTGATGCTTCGATACACTCCCATAGAAGATGCTATCTCCGGCGCGCACAGCTGGTTCAAAGAAAATAACTATTTTTAA
- a CDS encoding SDR family NAD(P)-dependent oxidoreductase, with product MQDIKKYTLITGASSGLGKEFARQCAVMNRNMILMGLPGGNLFLLAESLSLEYNVDVRVFEFDMTDSEELKSQLKDMMTQFPIDFLINNAGVGGTSAITDTSLEKIDSIILLNVRSTVLLTRMLIPHLLENKESYIMNIASMAAFTPIAYKTVYPASKAFISSFFLGLQEELSGTGLSVSVVYPGPIMTNSHTSRRIIGQGFKGKMGLLPATEIADIALRGTLAKCRVIIPGVMNRINHTLMQLLPLTLKLKLVSREVKKEIQFI from the coding sequence ATGCAGGACATTAAAAAATATACATTGATAACGGGAGCCAGCTCCGGACTGGGCAAAGAGTTTGCCCGGCAGTGCGCTGTCATGAACAGGAACATGATCCTGATGGGATTGCCCGGTGGCAACCTGTTTTTACTGGCAGAAAGCCTGTCACTGGAATACAACGTGGATGTACGGGTTTTTGAGTTTGACATGACCGACAGCGAAGAACTTAAATCACAGCTGAAAGATATGATGACGCAATTTCCAATCGACTTTCTGATCAACAATGCCGGCGTAGGCGGTACCTCAGCTATCACAGATACATCCCTGGAGAAGATCGACAGCATCATCCTGCTGAATGTAAGAAGTACGGTATTGCTCACCCGTATGCTGATTCCGCACCTGCTGGAAAACAAAGAAAGCTACATCATGAATATCGCCAGCATGGCCGCTTTTACGCCGATAGCCTATAAAACGGTATACCCGGCTTCCAAAGCATTTATCTCTTCCTTTTTCCTGGGGCTACAGGAAGAATTGTCCGGTACCGGTTTATCCGTGAGCGTAGTATATCCCGGTCCTATCATGACAAATTCACATACCTCCCGGAGGATCATAGGACAGGGGTTCAAAGGTAAAATGGGCCTGTTGCCTGCTACTGAAATTGCCGATATCGCCCTACGCGGAACACTGGCTAAATGCAGGGTAATCATACCTGGTGTTATGAACAGGATCAATCACACCCTGATGCAGCTACTGCCGCTCACACTCAAACTGAAACTGGTTTCCAGGGAAGTAAAGAAAGAAATACAATTTATATAG
- a CDS encoding DUF1080 domain-containing protein, with amino-acid sequence MKKSILTTFLTGATLFCAVALQAQTRSLFNFKNFDGWHIDVPAMDNDASVQSPFILRNGVFVSLASPQGHIITDSSYQNYRLQVEYRFPAKPGNCGVLVHASTPRVLYGMFPKSIETQMMHENAGDFWCIGEDITVPDMESRRGPKSNWGAVDGKERRIKNLTDNSEKPLGEWNTMIVECVGNAVKVWVNGDLVNYGYNCTASKGSIALQAEGSEVEFRKVDFTPIKELTK; translated from the coding sequence ATGAAAAAAAGCATTCTTACTACATTTCTTACCGGAGCTACCCTGTTCTGCGCAGTTGCATTGCAGGCGCAAACACGTAGCCTCTTTAATTTCAAGAACTTTGACGGTTGGCATATTGATGTTCCTGCTATGGATAATGATGCATCGGTACAAAGTCCTTTTATACTGCGCAATGGTGTTTTCGTTAGCCTGGCCAGCCCACAGGGACATATTATCACCGATTCCAGTTATCAGAACTACCGGCTCCAGGTAGAATACCGTTTCCCCGCCAAACCGGGCAATTGCGGCGTGCTGGTACACGCTTCCACGCCCCGTGTATTGTATGGCATGTTTCCAAAATCCATAGAAACACAAATGATGCATGAAAATGCAGGCGACTTCTGGTGCATTGGGGAAGATATTACTGTACCCGACATGGAAAGCCGGCGTGGCCCCAAAAGCAACTGGGGCGCTGTAGATGGTAAGGAACGCAGGATTAAAAACCTCACCGATAACTCAGAAAAACCACTGGGAGAATGGAATACCATGATCGTGGAATGTGTAGGCAATGCCGTTAAAGTATGGGTAAACGGCGATCTTGTCAATTACGGCTACAACTGCACTGCGAGCAAAGGCAGCATCGCCTTACAGGCAGAAGGATCTGAAGTGGAGTTTCGCAAGGTGGATTTTACACCGATAAAAGAACTGACAAAATAA
- a CDS encoding carbon starvation protein A, with protein MEIFNNANALTLVFAALLIFAIAYRTYGIFIASKVLRLNADNVTPAIEFADGKDYVPTNKNVLFGHHFAAIAAAGPLVGPVLAAQFGYLPGTLWILIGCVLAGGVHDMVVLFASVRHKGQSLATIARKEIGIGTGLITGVAVLFILILTLAGLALACISAMHEASWSLFTVIATMPIAIIMGLIMRYRKNSVTLASIIGGILLIAGIIGGHALMQIEVINNLFHWDIGTISIAIAVYGFLASTLPVWLLLVPRDYLSTYLKIGTILMLAIGVIFVHPTIQMPAITSFIHGGGPVIGGPVLPFIFIVIACGAISGFHAVIATGTTPKMLTNEKQILFVGYGAMLVEGFVALMALIAACTLIPGDYFAINTPKEAYDAFIAQNPGLHAVELSHFSEKIGLDLHGRTGGAVSLAVGMAHIFNKIPYMDTLMAYWYNFAIMFEAVFILTAIDAGTRVGRFFLQELLGNVFPKFNDKNWMPGIIISSLLFTFSWGYLVYTGNVSSIWPLFGISNQLLAACGLIVCTTMLIRMNRKKYALCAAIPGVFMAVITFWAGYEQIVEVYLPKGQHLLAGLAFLAMLLMCIVFVNTFKKWRQLYKLPALENDYYGDTVKQLVER; from the coding sequence ATGGAGATCTTTAACAACGCCAACGCGCTTACATTGGTATTTGCAGCTTTACTGATATTTGCCATTGCATACAGAACATATGGAATTTTTATCGCGAGCAAAGTGCTCCGGCTGAATGCGGACAATGTAACTCCGGCAATAGAATTTGCAGATGGAAAAGACTATGTGCCTACAAACAAGAATGTGCTCTTCGGTCATCATTTTGCAGCAATAGCGGCCGCAGGTCCTTTGGTTGGGCCGGTGTTAGCTGCTCAATTTGGCTATCTGCCGGGAACGCTATGGATCCTGATTGGTTGTGTCCTGGCTGGTGGAGTGCATGACATGGTCGTACTATTTGCATCCGTCAGGCATAAGGGACAAAGCCTTGCAACGATTGCCCGTAAGGAAATTGGTATAGGAACCGGCCTGATAACCGGGGTGGCTGTACTTTTTATTTTGATATTAACGTTGGCAGGTCTTGCTCTCGCATGTATCAGCGCCATGCATGAAGCCTCCTGGTCCTTATTTACAGTTATTGCTACAATGCCGATTGCCATCATTATGGGACTGATCATGCGGTACCGTAAAAACAGTGTTACGTTGGCAAGTATTATCGGAGGTATTCTGTTAATTGCCGGAATCATTGGAGGACACGCACTGATGCAGATAGAAGTCATCAACAACCTTTTTCATTGGGACATCGGAACTATTTCCATAGCCATAGCTGTCTATGGGTTTTTAGCATCTACCTTACCGGTTTGGTTGTTGTTGGTACCACGTGATTATTTATCTACTTATTTAAAGATCGGCACCATATTAATGTTGGCGATAGGCGTAATTTTCGTTCACCCTACCATCCAGATGCCTGCCATTACAAGTTTCATACATGGCGGAGGGCCGGTAATCGGTGGTCCGGTTTTGCCATTCATCTTTATCGTTATTGCATGTGGAGCTATTTCAGGATTCCATGCTGTTATTGCAACGGGCACAACACCCAAGATGCTGACAAACGAAAAACAAATACTTTTTGTCGGTTATGGAGCCATGCTGGTAGAAGGATTTGTTGCACTAATGGCATTGATAGCTGCCTGCACACTAATTCCAGGTGACTACTTTGCCATCAATACACCCAAAGAAGCATATGATGCTTTTATAGCACAAAATCCCGGGCTGCATGCGGTTGAGTTGAGTCATTTCAGTGAAAAGATAGGACTGGATTTACATGGCCGCACGGGCGGCGCTGTATCTCTTGCTGTTGGCATGGCTCATATTTTTAATAAGATTCCCTATATGGATACGCTGATGGCTTATTGGTACAACTTCGCGATTATGTTTGAAGCGGTATTTATTCTTACAGCCATTGATGCCGGTACCCGTGTAGGACGCTTCTTTTTACAGGAGCTGCTGGGAAATGTTTTTCCTAAATTCAATGATAAAAACTGGATGCCGGGCATTATTATCAGCAGTCTGCTTTTTACTTTTTCATGGGGCTACCTGGTTTACACGGGTAATGTGAGTAGTATCTGGCCATTATTCGGTATCAGCAATCAATTGCTTGCTGCCTGCGGATTGATCGTTTGTACCACTATGTTGATCCGTATGAACCGGAAGAAGTATGCGTTGTGTGCAGCAATTCCCGGTGTATTTATGGCAGTAATTACCTTTTGGGCCGGCTATGAGCAGATTGTTGAGGTGTATCTTCCAAAAGGTCAGCACCTGTTGGCGGGGCTGGCATTTTTAGCCATGCTGCTAATGTGTATCGTTTTTGTAAACACGTTTAAAAAATGGCGGCAATTGTACAAGCTGCCCGCTTTAGAAAATGATTATTACGGAGATACCGTAAAACAGTTGGTAGAAAGATAG
- a CDS encoding alginate lyase family protein: MLLLSAFALSVFITSVTLAQAPDKRPQLCLWNFDHMTAARESLASNQTLYQQSYQGLIREAEKILLEPPTSVMDKPDEKVARSKDKHDFISVGKYCWPNPTTPDGMPWIQRDGYINVENFKKDDAVRLDIMCNRVGKLCIAYFFSGDTRFSQKASELVRVWFVDPATRMNPNFTYAQVIPGNDNDRGHFPGVIFGRALVNVLSGLCLIQHTSAYNKGIDSGVKDWFIQYSGWLTTSEFGIKESKATNNHSIAYDEQLLAIALFVGDSNAQHRLIEEFHPKRIFKQVEPDGKMPRELQRTRALGYSAFNIKNILEICEMAKAENPSLYSLKSPDGRSIGIAVDYLAGFLGKKPADFAPYKQIADWDKCLDEIYWIVRRAAAFAPSENYEELIKKYSSKRTASLNNLLY; this comes from the coding sequence ATGCTCCTTTTATCAGCCTTCGCACTGTCTGTGTTTATAACATCCGTTACCCTGGCACAGGCGCCTGACAAACGGCCGCAATTGTGTTTGTGGAACTTTGATCATATGACAGCAGCCCGTGAAAGTTTGGCAAGCAACCAAACGCTGTATCAACAGTCTTATCAGGGGCTAATCCGGGAAGCAGAAAAAATCCTGCTGGAACCACCAACTTCAGTAATGGATAAACCTGATGAGAAAGTAGCCAGGAGTAAAGACAAACACGATTTTATTTCAGTTGGTAAATACTGTTGGCCCAATCCCACTACCCCTGATGGCATGCCATGGATACAGCGCGACGGATACATCAATGTGGAGAATTTTAAAAAAGACGATGCCGTTCGACTCGACATCATGTGTAACAGGGTAGGGAAGTTGTGTATTGCTTATTTTTTTAGTGGAGACACACGTTTTTCCCAGAAAGCTTCCGAGCTGGTACGGGTGTGGTTCGTAGATCCTGCTACCCGGATGAATCCTAATTTTACGTACGCACAGGTAATCCCCGGTAACGACAATGACAGGGGACACTTTCCGGGTGTGATCTTTGGCAGGGCGCTTGTAAATGTGCTTTCCGGTCTTTGCCTTATCCAACATACATCCGCTTATAATAAAGGGATCGATAGTGGTGTAAAAGATTGGTTTATCCAATATTCCGGATGGCTAACCACCAGCGAGTTTGGTATCAAGGAAAGTAAGGCAACCAATAATCACTCCATTGCCTATGATGAGCAGCTTTTAGCTATTGCGCTGTTCGTCGGCGATAGTAACGCGCAACATCGTCTCATTGAAGAATTTCACCCTAAAAGAATTTTCAAACAGGTGGAACCCGATGGGAAAATGCCGCGGGAGTTACAAAGAACAAGAGCTTTGGGATATTCGGCCTTCAATATCAAAAATATACTTGAAATTTGTGAAATGGCAAAAGCAGAAAACCCCTCTCTTTATTCGCTAAAGTCACCGGATGGCCGGAGTATTGGCATTGCAGTCGATTATCTCGCCGGTTTTCTAGGAAAAAAACCTGCTGATTTTGCTCCCTATAAGCAAATTGCAGATTGGGATAAGTGCCTGGATGAGATCTATTGGATCGTCAGGAGGGCAGCTGCATTTGCTCCATCTGAAAATTATGAAGAACTGATAAAAAAATACTCATCAAAACGGACAGCAAGCCTTAACAATTTATTGTACTAA
- a CDS encoding heparinase II/III family protein, with protein MRKIYFTSKSAEHGFPAVKTVLLFVAFICQTLVLVAQKAPFPIRAVDEQQVREIESLLPDNPTGLGEPYNKRAVWDKLLQSGKYDRFLLQMEHYSFPPFSKEDYFSLSDGSASSSARGLNMMRKRAEGLSKATWAECLENKNRYTKMVEEGLRSILNQKSWVSPRSDYGFKNYNGIAYSVELTSSLYAHTIAQTLYLMGDKINPRLRTDAIDALQKRIFEPVLEKIKTRNTENENNFLVATNNWNHVCLAGLVGAALATIEDKHERAVFVAIGAYYANNGLTGFGSDGYCTEGIGYYNYGFGHYILLRECIWEATGGKIDLLASPKVQKIARYGPDLQIINGVYPAISDSHEGAKPDSSMLTYLSRNLGMGLMPYDGLTYEGKTDNICNNIMMVFPNSASLSKPQPQKHPQQLLRSFFDKTGVLISRPVAGSSCMIGVAFKGGNNAESHNHNDVGSFTIVQANQIMVGDPGAIAYTANIFTPKYRYTYKTVGSFGHPVPLVAGKEQQAGAEAKSATVHTAFSPEKDEITLDIAPAYNVPELKTLQRTMEYSRKQKGNITFTDRFEYTDPQMFETALSTRAQWEQTSPNTLLLTRANQKMIVRFSSTGNSLVVRSEEISEGGTPYTRIGIAIKGPVRSGSIRISYEPLN; from the coding sequence ATGAGAAAGATATATTTCACTTCAAAGAGCGCCGAACATGGGTTCCCGGCCGTAAAAACCGTGCTGCTTTTCGTCGCATTTATTTGCCAGACGTTGGTACTGGTTGCACAAAAGGCTCCTTTTCCTATCAGGGCGGTGGATGAGCAACAGGTTCGGGAAATTGAGTCATTACTCCCCGATAATCCTACAGGTCTTGGTGAGCCTTATAACAAACGTGCCGTTTGGGATAAGTTACTACAATCAGGTAAATACGACCGGTTTTTACTGCAAATGGAACACTACAGCTTTCCCCCGTTCAGCAAGGAGGATTACTTTTCACTCTCCGATGGCAGTGCATCCTCTTCTGCAAGAGGACTGAACATGATGCGCAAACGGGCTGAAGGTCTGTCAAAAGCCACCTGGGCCGAATGCCTGGAAAACAAAAACAGGTACACAAAAATGGTTGAAGAGGGATTGCGTTCTATACTGAATCAAAAATCATGGGTATCACCGCGTAGTGATTATGGATTTAAAAATTACAATGGGATCGCCTATTCAGTGGAATTAACCTCCTCTTTATATGCGCATACCATCGCGCAAACACTTTATCTGATGGGAGATAAAATCAATCCCAGATTGAGAACAGATGCTATTGACGCGCTGCAGAAGCGGATTTTTGAGCCTGTGCTGGAAAAGATAAAAACCCGGAATACAGAGAACGAAAATAACTTTTTAGTTGCAACCAATAACTGGAACCATGTGTGTCTGGCTGGCCTCGTGGGAGCTGCGCTTGCGACAATTGAAGACAAGCATGAGCGTGCCGTTTTTGTTGCTATTGGGGCATACTATGCAAACAATGGATTAACTGGTTTTGGCAGTGATGGCTACTGTACCGAAGGCATCGGATATTATAATTATGGATTTGGACATTATATTTTACTCAGGGAATGTATCTGGGAGGCTACAGGCGGTAAGATTGATCTGCTCGCCAGCCCCAAAGTGCAAAAGATTGCCAGGTATGGACCGGATCTTCAGATCATCAATGGCGTTTATCCGGCGATCTCTGATAGCCATGAAGGCGCGAAGCCCGATTCAAGCATGCTGACTTATCTCAGTCGTAACCTGGGTATGGGGCTCATGCCTTATGATGGGCTGACCTATGAAGGAAAAACCGATAACATTTGTAATAACATAATGATGGTTTTTCCCAATTCAGCATCGCTATCCAAACCGCAACCTCAAAAACACCCCCAACAACTTCTCCGCTCGTTTTTTGACAAGACAGGCGTATTGATCAGTCGCCCTGTAGCTGGTTCTTCCTGCATGATCGGTGTAGCTTTTAAAGGAGGTAATAATGCAGAATCCCATAATCATAATGACGTTGGCTCCTTTACCATTGTACAGGCAAATCAAATCATGGTGGGTGATCCGGGCGCAATTGCCTATACAGCAAATATTTTCACACCTAAATACCGGTATACCTATAAAACAGTAGGTTCATTCGGGCATCCCGTTCCCCTGGTTGCAGGCAAGGAACAACAAGCCGGAGCTGAGGCTAAGTCTGCAACGGTTCATACAGCTTTCAGTCCTGAAAAAGACGAGATCACCCTTGATATTGCCCCGGCGTATAATGTCCCGGAACTCAAAACACTGCAGCGTACGATGGAGTATAGTAGGAAACAAAAAGGCAACATTACATTTACAGATCGTTTTGAATATACGGATCCTCAAATGTTTGAAACAGCACTGTCAACCAGGGCCCAGTGGGAACAAACATCTCCAAACACACTGCTGCTTACCAGGGCAAATCAAAAGATGATCGTTCGTTTCTCCTCTACCGGCAATAGCCTGGTGGTGCGGTCGGAAGAAATCTCCGAAGGGGGTACACCCTATACACGCATTGGAATTGCTATAAAGGGACCAGTCAGATCCGGAAGCATTCGAATCAGTTACGAACCATTAAACTGA
- a CDS encoding polysaccharide pyruvyl transferase family protein: MNHSNRREFLKQSLAFAGCLAAIPALAARNGNDRKTILLRSSWQVENIGDIGHTPGVLALLEKYLPHVSVRLWPNNVGAGVEEMLMARFPQLEILKTPEQKQQALAACDFFLHGSGPSLVGRKELSQWKKETGKPYGIYGITFPGNYGFQSQEDQYNPIDIELFNGADFAYFRDSVSYEFAKQKGAKCPVMGFCPDGAFAIDVRNDKAADTFLTAHGLQTGKFVCVIGQLRFTPWWELPTKDPTVNQAKSDWNEKMKEHDNAPIRNAIIEVVRQTDLKVLIVPENETEIRIGKEMLYDPLPEDVKSRVVWRDHYWLTDEAVSTYARSAGLFGLEMHSPIMCIALGIPAIVCRFKEQTSKGFMWRDIGLGEWFFDMDNKSDVDRIVPTVLQMVKNPKAALKKAMAAKKRVTQYQGDTMKVLKKSLSY, from the coding sequence ATGAATCATTCAAATCGCAGGGAGTTCCTGAAACAATCACTTGCTTTTGCTGGTTGCCTGGCTGCCATTCCAGCACTGGCAGCCAGGAATGGCAATGACCGTAAAACCATTCTTTTGCGCTCCTCCTGGCAGGTTGAAAACATTGGCGATATTGGTCATACACCAGGTGTACTGGCGCTACTTGAAAAATATCTTCCACATGTCAGCGTTCGCCTATGGCCGAATAATGTGGGGGCAGGGGTAGAGGAAATGCTGATGGCGCGGTTCCCCCAACTGGAAATTTTAAAAACGCCGGAACAAAAACAACAGGCATTGGCAGCATGCGATTTCTTTTTGCATGGATCAGGCCCCTCGCTGGTAGGAAGAAAGGAATTGTCACAGTGGAAAAAGGAAACCGGAAAACCATATGGAATTTACGGTATTACTTTTCCCGGTAATTATGGATTCCAATCACAGGAAGACCAATACAATCCAATAGATATTGAGCTGTTTAACGGTGCTGACTTTGCTTATTTCCGCGATTCGGTTTCCTATGAATTTGCAAAACAAAAGGGAGCAAAATGTCCTGTAATGGGATTTTGTCCCGATGGCGCCTTTGCTATTGATGTACGAAATGATAAAGCTGCTGATACATTTTTAACAGCACATGGGCTTCAAACGGGAAAGTTTGTCTGCGTTATTGGCCAGCTTCGTTTTACGCCGTGGTGGGAACTGCCGACAAAAGACCCCACGGTTAATCAGGCCAAATCTGACTGGAATGAAAAAATGAAAGAACACGATAATGCTCCAATTAGGAACGCCATTATCGAAGTGGTCCGACAAACAGACTTAAAGGTATTGATCGTTCCTGAAAATGAAACAGAGATCCGTATTGGCAAGGAAATGCTTTATGATCCACTGCCGGAAGATGTGAAATCACGCGTGGTCTGGAGGGATCATTACTGGCTTACTGATGAAGCAGTCAGCACTTACGCAAGATCCGCCGGGTTGTTTGGACTTGAAATGCATTCGCCCATTATGTGCATCGCGCTTGGCATACCCGCCATTGTTTGCCGCTTTAAAGAGCAGACATCCAAAGGATTTATGTGGCGGGACATTGGACTGGGAGAGTGGTTCTTTGATATGGATAATAAGTCCGACGTTGACCGCATTGTTCCAACGGTATTGCAGATGGTGAAGAACCCCAAAGCCGCCCTTAAAAAAGCGATGGCAGCTAAAAAAAGAGTGACGCAGTACCAGGGGGATACAATGAAAGTATTAAAAAAATCACTTAGTTATTGA
- a CDS encoding RagB/SusD family nutrient uptake outer membrane protein has translation MTTKYIAILIAAFMLTGCSLKEKIYDSAISDTFIKSENDALFQLNGVYSFFPTFNCFKSNLPYQIIDGGDDIAVTNSTKRLFNERTVSSSNIYFTSAWSSFFNTINNANALMETLEKTTPGILSESYKDRIMGELYFMRAFSYFYLVRLYGGVPLHTQSVQGNADFYPARNSVEEVYNLIFEDLKKATEKCIPYSQQPAKEFGHATKGAAQAILSLAYLTYANSLDLKGQSGDSKTYYQFAANYADSVIQSHEYFLISNYADLWNVDLEKNAHKEVIFSIQFTRDGTAASASSRGSELAYFLQPTTRFNICGNPTDGAGAGTTRLQPWFVQMYKEGQFANDYRSEVSFLTRWSYKGTAREAVAFPEITNANEIVEQYPYINKYIDPKGLQARNNENDFYVIRLSEVYLIKAEAENELNGPSSDAYTAFNMLRQRARLADGNQRTTPENLPAGLSKQEFRLAVFNERGLELVGEGHRWFDAVRMRYLDDKTTMVEYRYNKFYPTMTLKAPAYNATTHTWTGGLVQPLNVVSWSPKFLLWPIPSPEIDANPNMTQNTEYGW, from the coding sequence ATGACAACAAAATATATAGCTATTCTTATTGCAGCTTTTATGTTAACAGGTTGCAGTCTTAAAGAAAAAATATACGATTCTGCTATTTCAGATACTTTTATCAAATCTGAGAATGACGCTTTATTTCAGTTAAATGGCGTGTATTCTTTCTTCCCTACATTCAATTGTTTTAAATCAAATTTACCCTATCAGATCATTGACGGGGGCGATGATATCGCTGTCACGAATTCCACTAAAAGGCTATTTAATGAAAGAACAGTAAGCTCTTCTAATATCTATTTTACAAGCGCCTGGTCTTCATTTTTTAACACCATTAACAATGCCAACGCATTAATGGAAACATTAGAGAAGACGACTCCTGGTATCCTTTCCGAAAGCTACAAAGATCGTATTATGGGAGAGCTGTATTTTATGCGGGCTTTTTCCTACTTCTATCTTGTTCGGTTGTATGGAGGCGTACCCCTCCACACGCAATCAGTACAAGGTAATGCTGATTTTTATCCGGCAAGAAATTCAGTAGAAGAGGTATATAATTTAATTTTTGAGGACCTGAAAAAGGCGACTGAAAAATGTATCCCTTATAGTCAGCAACCGGCAAAAGAATTCGGACACGCCACAAAGGGCGCGGCACAGGCAATACTGTCACTGGCTTACCTCACCTATGCTAATAGCCTTGATTTAAAAGGGCAGAGTGGTGACTCGAAAACATATTACCAGTTTGCGGCAAACTATGCCGACAGTGTCATCCAATCTCATGAATACTTCCTTATCAGTAATTATGCGGATTTGTGGAATGTTGATTTAGAAAAGAATGCGCATAAAGAAGTGATCTTTTCCATCCAGTTTACCCGCGATGGTACCGCCGCCAGTGCGAGTTCCCGGGGAAGTGAGCTTGCCTACTTTTTACAACCCACCACCCGTTTTAATATTTGTGGTAATCCCACAGACGGTGCGGGCGCCGGAACAACACGGCTACAACCCTGGTTTGTTCAGATGTACAAAGAGGGGCAATTTGCAAACGACTACAGATCAGAAGTTTCTTTTCTAACCAGGTGGAGCTATAAGGGTACCGCCAGGGAAGCGGTTGCATTTCCGGAGATAACCAATGCGAATGAAATAGTCGAGCAATATCCCTATATCAATAAGTACATTGATCCAAAAGGATTACAGGCCCGCAATAATGAAAATGATTTTTATGTCATCCGTTTATCGGAAGTATATTTAATCAAAGCAGAAGCAGAAAATGAGTTGAACGGGCCCTCCTCCGATGCTTACACGGCATTTAACATGCTCCGGCAACGTGCCCGGCTGGCAGACGGCAATCAACGAACCACACCTGAGAACTTACCTGCAGGTTTATCAAAACAGGAATTCAGACTCGCTGTATTTAACGAAAGAGGACTGGAATTAGTTGGCGAAGGACATCGTTGGTTTGATGCAGTAAGGATGAGATACCTGGACGATAAAACAACAATGGTAGAATACCGGTATAATAAATTCTATCCAACTATGACGCTCAAGGCGCCGGCTTACAATGCAACGACCCATACATGGACTGGTGGCCTCGTGCAGCCTTTAAATGTGGTCAGTTGGAGTCCTAAATTCTTGCTCTGGCCTATCCCCAGCCCCGAAATTGATGCAAATCCTAATATGACGCAGAATACGGAATACGGCTGGTGA